DNA from Thunnus maccoyii chromosome 5, fThuMac1.1, whole genome shotgun sequence:
ATGTTTCTATTGTTACGCTGTATTTACCTTCATGTAGAGAACACACTTGGGGAGTAGTTGAAAGAGGAATtggacagtggaagagaagatgtTCTTCATGGAGAGGGTTTGCAACATGTGTCTGTGCAATATGTGCAAGATGCAGCACTATTACAGGCTGTGAAACAATGTGGCTGAACCAAgatcatttcacacagctgagtcTAATTACCTGTTATCTTCATTAACATATAGGCTACATTTATTTCTCAGGCTTTCTTTACACTTTGTAAATATCATCTTATAATGAATTTTGGCATCATAGTTTTGTTACATAACCTTGGTAAGTTACCTGCCTGGTTGCCTGCTTATACACATAATATACCAAATTACCACTGTTTCATATTTCcagctgagactgtgagaaaactacaacatgtcatcattatttctactttgctgctctgactgtggtaaaacagcgacgtctcactctctcccaggaGTAATCCTTCTGCTGACAGTCACAGTAAattctcttctgcttcattaattagttttagCCCTCGTTAACTCTCAGTGTGATtctgagacgcttgataaatatgggcccagggtcagagtctgacttataacacctgtttttaatcttttctgtaTCAAACAGCTCATGTATAACACATCTGTAAAGTGCTGATTCAACAAAATCCAGAGATAACTGTTCAGTTTGTCGTCAGTTGAGAGACTTaagtgaagatgacaaaatccagatggatcatcaggatccagctgatcctctcacaacacacactcctggatgttcactcacactctgacAGAGATCAATCCCatctgatgagagaagaagaaacaacagaggtcataaatcagtgtttagtgagactcacttcatcagctgtcagtcagtgatgcagcacatccagtataaagagcagcagggacttcagtcctgttcagaccagaagtggaacagctgtgcagcgtagcctgcttcctttcagctctcatgttaacatgttggagtgaacacactgagctccaagctcacacacctgcacagacttttgctatcaagtctgtttactctgcagatttcactcaagtacacagaggaaataaagtgctgagagtcatgaacacatcattactgcagaaacagagacattcactcatcagtttactgatggatttactgttgatAAATGTGAACTGTTAGAAAAGTTGAAAGCTACAGAGTCTCTGTGGGATTTGAAGATCTTTCCTGCTGTTAATTCATCACATGACAATCAGTCAGAGCTCTCagctaaacagctgctgtgattcCTGGACTCCAGGAGAGGTTCTGGTCTGTATAAAGACCACATGGTTACTAAACGTAATGATGCTTGTGTgaaatcagagccagtgatttgcaggctgcagtcagactgatcttagagctctgacaaagatgaactgatcaattctttagtgttgaaatgagagaacaaacacttccagatcagatttgatggtaggacagtttgatgatgagaaccactgtctctatacatcttgtaagactgtcagctgtaatccagctttatttcctgcagacatcaacacaacaacaacagtcgtcTTAACatcaactcaaacacatgatcacaacaagcttctggctgatctgattggctgactgttctctctctctctgtctttctgtccaatcctgaagcctgtcaccattctcctctcacagcttcactgaggaaagcagCCACTGAGAAGGTTGAAGGTTCACTAGGAAATActggatctttgctttgatactaactgtgtttaatacaatactgctgaaaccagcacggactgactccaactctctactgacctcagagtctccagtctacagtctggactctctTCAAggtcagacagcagcttcacgtCTTCGCTCTGCAGGTAGTTTCttctcagatccagctctctcagatgggatgaggggttggacttcagagctgaggccagagaatcACAGCTGATCTTTGACAAACTGCAGCCCCACAaactgaataaagaataaatgatgtcactttagaaaacaaagttcattttttaaatcattcaatgtttcataatctgttcagatgtgaagaaggtttagaagcTGCTGGAACAGCCTTCAGAGGATCTGAGAGGAgctgaaaatatacatatttttaaacataaactaaaAACCATCTGTTTAGTCTggcttttatgtgtgtttaatcattttatggttttattattgatacttattttatttatcatcatgatttattttattctattttgtttatcaacattttactgttgatcattataaattatttaattttatttaatatttattaacattttactattttactaatctatgtataatgtgtagtatttgacaacttttttgttatttttattgcttgtattatcttttattatttatattttattatcttaactacccattttttattgttgtcttatttattGAACCTTTTTTGCTTTGGTGTTCATTAGTctctaaatccatttttaacGTCCTATGTTTTGTCAGTCGTTTGTGCAGCACTttgaattgtattttatttgtttgaaaggtgctatataaataaagtttgattgattgattgattgatagaatgtagaagtttataaaatggaaactccaaacagctgaacccaacaggatgcaggttaaaaactgtcaaatacaaacagtgaaaaagagctctcattaatattaatgacaacatgctgctacttcaataaagacGTAGTGActtcacctcttaaactctgcagctccaccagtgGCTCCATCTATATAAactcatgttgtgcagccaaacacaagtaaaaatgcaaaaacactcaaacatgaCACAGCTATATTTTTAGGcctacatgtgcaaaacagttgagcaagaataataaaagacctgcatcaCTTGCAAGGGCTTCATCATTATGCacatttcacaaacataaatgctatcccataatgcaacacatggACTGTCAGTTACATTACTGCCTTCTACTGGATTGAAAACAAGACTCAGTTCACCTGTTTAATCTAAATGATTATATATCAAATAAAACTAATATATATATTCCCACCCTCATCCCATTCTCTAATATAACTTCTCATTTGAGGCTCTGAGAGAGTCTGAAAGCATCTCAGCAGCCTCTGCACTTCCTCTCCAGTAATAATCTCTATTCTCTCAGATTTCATTTCTGCCTCAGCGGCACAGTTAATCACCATGGACAGAAGTGCTCAGAACTTCATCTTGTCctcacaaaaacaatattcttCATGCTTCCTACCTGATTAGTTCTCCTTCACTTCTTGAATCTTTTCATTCCTAGCTGCTTCCTCATGGCTCAGCCTTCTCTTGGACCTGATCCTCATGacttccatctctttctttctctttggacAGTCTGTTTGCCTCATGTCTCCCCCCACACTGATTACACTGGGgttctttttcacagtttctgctgctgcacgTCTCATCTCCATATTAACCACATCTCCCCAAATCATTACACACAAGCCAGCTGTGTCCACATTTCCAACAACGTCTGCACTGAATGGGTTTGGGAACAAACAGCCTTACTGGGTAACTGATATGATCTAAGAATACTTTGTCAGACAGGATTTCTGATTCGAAATGCAACAcaccaggggccagatgcataaaactctgtgtagattcatgaccAAAACTATGTGTACGCATAAAGCCACAAACATGCAGACgcattcttttcatcagatttattaaGCTGTGCGTACGCATGgttgtgttttataaatatcaGTTGTTGAGGAACTGGGCACACGTGCACGAgtctcatttccactcccacaattaaccataaatggatgaagacacacccTGAACCAGCCGTTTTCATATCAATGGGTCACTTGCCTCATCAGTCTGTacagctgtcaatgaaacaaacgggaaagaagaagtgcagtttcactAAATTGTGTTGCACCAGCGAGTTTCTCCAACAGCCAGAATAGCTGTCATTACGCGCCACCATTACACATGgctgtgcagctctttataccatccatatcattaattcatcacatggactgtaAACCATCGTCAGCAGTAATATCTCAGAAATGGAATCAATGTTGTAGTTTGAAGCTCATATCTAAAccgactttacaaggtgtgctacaactaaggataaaataaaaagaataataagagcaaaataaaatgttggctcCTATGGAAATTAAAGgaatgacaaaattaaacacaaaagtaattaatcaatgttaacttaataaatgtgcctttgattgacattttacaaatatcTGTGTAAACACCCCAAAAGaacccaaaaacacacacaatcaatgcagctggttatcaacctaaacaaacaatgttttactaaaagattccgTCTCTCagcttatatttcatctccacctcatcacatcagccTCAGATCTCTTAGGAAAAACATGTGTACGCCTGGTCTAAAGTATGCGTGAGGTGTTCACATTCTCACCgcacattctgtgtttataaataccagtttatgtgcaggaaatgGCGTGTGCGTGGTTTTTGTGCGTACATATCATTTATGCATCTGACCCCTGGTCTTGTTTCAAACCTTTCTCTGTCACTCATCCTGATCATTCAATGACTGTCAACAACTTACTGGAACTCTTCTATGAAGTGGGAAACATGACACCTGCTAACCATCTAACTCATATTTCCAACAACTTCTTCAGCTGTGTCTGTGAAACACATCCAACAATGATCAATCCATTTCTTTTCACATCAACTAAGTTGACATCGCCAAGTTTGTCCTTAATCCAACTGGCGACTTCATGTTTGTTCAACAGAACTCCAAATCTGTCCTTGTTCTTAGTCAGTTTTATTCCAGCCAAATggatttctctttctttctctctatcatcactgtaacttcaaatttcttcttctttcttctgttttcttcctgATTTCTTCCCGCTGCCTCTTTCAAGCTCGTCCACCTCAATCTTCCCTCTGCCATCCTTCTATGGGACTGTCATGACTCAGGGCAGCTAATATAGCAGCTAGCATCTACCTTACTTTCAAACttgaaatcagatttttgtGCACATTGTAATAACTCCATTTCCACAAAGTAGACATTTTACACGTCACGCAGTTCTAACTGAACCATTTACAATAAGTAACcactgcatacacacaacacagtgcACATGTATACATGTTCACTGAGTAAAGGTGCAAATGCAAAGTTTTCTCTGGATTTCAAGAACCGATTATTGATCAAATAAGAATTGCAATTAATCacaactattttatttattttttgtccagCCCTAAAGTTTAGAAGACagaaactccaaacacctgaacccaacaggatgcaggttaaaaactgtcaaatataaaagacaaaaaagtttcagtggttcagagtgaattatccagtgcagatttttcttgttatatgaaggttttaaatgtgcagctcaacattgctctgacacagtcaatggactaaaccactgaagaagaaaatagactttccCATTAAgatcctcagtgtggatcagcataatatcagctttatgtctgcagtttagtgtcaccacaactgtcacatcatattaatctcagtaaagcagtaagaaatggtgtctgacctcagagtctccagtctacagtgtggactgaagactctgaggtcacctgcattgatctctgtgtctctgtgtgtgtgtgtgtgttctgaaggatcaatatcaatgatcatacattattcattaaagcaaattaaagaatataataaatatttctccttcatcaAGTAAACTTGATTAATTTCAAACAGATATTAGTTTAGGGGATTTTCTGTATACAGCtgtgactctttaccaaaaattatgaatattaattgactttaacaactaacagtggacattttctacagtttctttaagaatcagtcatcttttataactacagactaaactttgtacagtaaaaaatgaaaatatgggaAAAAATAACTTCATGGTTGTAACTTATGTATGCACATGaattaggttcagttgttaaacattaagatcaacaacAGTAACAGATAGTCAGTGAACTTAcatcagagtctccagtctacagtttggactctccagtccagcagacagatgCTTCActgctgagacagacagacggttCAAGCTCAGATTCAGCTCTctgagatgggaggggttggacttcagagctgaagccacaacttcacagtgagtctctgagagTCCACAATCAGCAAGTCTGTAATGCAgataacatacatacaatatacactTTAATGATAAATATAGATTCAAGCATTTTGAAAACTTGAGCTCCTTCTGTCCACATGTCCAAGTGTCTTTGAGCAACACACTCAATCCAAAATTGtacatatatgtaaaaaaatgtaagtcactttggacaaaagtgtctgaaaatgaaagtaatgtaaatgtgtcatgTTGTGATTTACCCTTCAAATCAAAGTTGAGTTATTCAGTAactctcctcactctctctgctgctgtactgcagactttttaatgggattctctgttttggtttcatcttgcagacaaaggcaaagaaaatgGAGTTGCATTTATGCTTCTATAAAGTCCACAGTGATTGCTTCTTATTTGTCTTAAATGTCTCCTTGCTTTGCTCACTTGAGTCATATCCTtgtgtcttagtccctcccacctaAGATACAAGGGAGAGATGCAGGAAAAGATGTGAGGGAAGAAGAAtcaaggaaacatgtttttggacaTCCTTTCCTTTCAGGCGTCATCTGAAGTgacatcagctgtcagtctacAGCTGTTAACAGCTCTTCAGTGTCTTTTGATGTGCTGGAGTTTAAATGTGATGTACTGtctaaaaaattaataatggcTTACAGTTACCACTGCCAGCACAGTGATGTAGTGATGTCCTCCAACATGACAAAAGACAACATGAAATATCTCTGCATGTTTCTCCTGAAATAAACTGTTTgacaaacatctgcatgttataTTGTGAACAGATCCATCAAACAGTTTGTAACTGCTCAGACACTGAATACACATTTCTACTGGCGGCaactttttctaaaatatatttgttatttgcATCTGCATTCATTGATATTCTGTTTgaaaattcattattttataattcATGTTATGATGAGAATGTCTCGTAATTCGTAGGAATAATTTAAACTTGTAGTTTATATGTTTtaaggaaagaggaaatatgtatatatatctgACATCAATGTTTACTTTCTACCTTGTCACAGTCTGACTCTATGTatcttcctctcagctctgagtGAGTCTGGCTCTACTAAGTTCACGTCTCACTCACACCAACTTTCTTCCTCACTGCTTTATGTAACTATCTAGTCATGTACAGTGCTGGTTATGGAGCGGCTTGTTTAGTGTTGGCTCAGTTACTCTTCATCTAGACATCACTCTCTTAGGTTGTATTTATCCATCATCATTTATGTGTTACACTTCTGTTATCCAGTCCTTTTGCTCATGTAATTTTACTCATTCATACGATGAGTTGCCAGTTTTTATGAGTATCTTATTTCACCACAGTAGTGATGTCTGTATATAGTTTGTGTTCAACATTAGATGCACTATGCCACTCCCATCTGCCCTGCTATCACTGCAatcacctcattcccctcacctgaGCTTCCCGCCCATCTCCCTACACACAAACTATCAGGAGACAGTTTCACGTTTCTCACTGCTGTTATATAGGAGCATGTGTTTAGTTTAAGGAATTGTAATAAGGAAAATGTAATCTGAGACactactgcattttattttattggaacatcatctgtctctttgtgttttttgggtttttatttttctgtttgctctgtgtttccttcctgtgttcatgtactcctccccagcctgcttttcctTCCTCACTTTCCCTCCACTGGAGGTCAGTCTTCTCGAATCAtttgttctgttcagttttgttctgcCTACACTCAGACCAAGATAAAGATTTATTCTTCAAGTTCCTGTTGCCTGCAGTCTCCtgtgtttgggtccacctgctctgctcttcACAACATACCTGACACACAGGGATTTTCAGCCTCATAGAAactgatatttaattaaatgtgttttctgctaACAGACAGCAGACTCACCTTCCCTCCCTGACTATATCATCCATGACACAGGGTAAATTAGGAGGaggaatataaaaataaatatctttctaGTGAATGATGAAAGTTGTTTTATGCTTCCTTTATTAATCAGGCCTATAATGAAAATTTTAATCCAAAATTTTAAATAGACTgagaatcagaaaacaaatcaaatctaaacttgggagtgatattACACCTGAGTTggttctgttatttgttttggtGTAAAACTGAGATGTTAGTGATGTAATATCAGATCAGTCCGATCAGCTGCTGCGTCTAAACACTACAGATTTCCAATAAAAGGTTGTGTCAGTTTGATAAAAGATGAAGGATGGTCTTGTGTACTGTTTACTCCCTCCTTCAGgcagcctcctctctcctccaaaCAGAAATAAGCAAATTCAAACATCCTTCATGATGAGACCAATTTCCAGATCAATTTCCGGGTCACCCgaggagagagaagacatgAAATAAGGTCATGAGAAGCACCCATCATATCAGAGTGTCTCcacaaaattcaaatgaaattgtCTCGCTCATAAAACCTGAGCAGTTTCAAACTGAGTCTCTTCAATTATCACCGTGCACTCACAGCAATTAAGTGTTATCAGCAGGAAGAGCTTTGTAGACTTTTTATGCCCTGGGTTTCGCCTCTCAGGCTTCATACAAGCTGGTAGCTGCAGCAGATCACAGATAttacatgtatgtgtctgtatataaaataaacagacacattaaCGAAAGGTACAGCAGGTACTGTCCACTGGAAAATACTGTTGTCTGTTGTGATGAAATAATGactctttaaacattttcaacaaaaacttgAAACCTGAAGATATTTTGCTGGATTTGTATTAAACCCAAAGGAAGAAAACTAGAAGGTGaacaataaactgtaaaatcattataaataaacagaaaaactgtGTTTACTAATGTCAGGTATAAACACACCAACAATAATAAGTTTTTCTTGCTCTCATAGCATTTGTAACATGTGAAGAACATCTGAAGTGAAGCACTATAAGTCAGAGTCGTCGTGTTCACATCCACAAACCCTCAGTGGGATAGGTGCTGGATACAAAATCTATTCAACTGGGATACAAGGAGAACTCACACACTGGAATCACAGCTCCATTTAAATTTACTGGCAACATTTCAACCAATTACAGGTCTTCctcagacaaatacacacaggagggaaatgaaggatatttatatcaaaatgACCGGTGACATAATCAATGTGTCAAGATATCCTCAtcactatgaaaataaaaacattaatgtgaaTAGAAATATATTTTCCTTGTGATCAGGATGTCTTGACATGTGAATGTGCTTGCAGGTACTCCTTGTAGTGAAGCACTATTCATGTATAACTTTGGCAACAAGCAGGTGTAACACATGTTTAACACTTTgatagtgtgcatgtgtgaatctTTACTGTAATACTGATGGCAGCTTTATAATGTTGATAATCACATCTGGACTTACTGagcctttctgcagttcctcacagctgggatcagtCTCAGTTTTCCCTCCTTTGATGTGTTGTACTTCCACAGGTTcaactcatccagaacctcctctgacatctgcagcatgtaggccagagctgagcagtggatctcagagagtttcttctctgatctgttctctgacttcaggaactcttggatctcctgatgCACTGAGCGGtcgttcatctccatcagacagtggaagatgttgatgcttctgtcaggagagataAACTCACTGTTCATCTCCTTCAGGTTGTTGATGGCTCTCTGGTTGATTTGTAGACTGTTCTTTGTCCCATTCAGTAGGTTCTTGATGGCTCTCTGGATGATTTCtggactgttctctgtctgacccagcaggcctcctaagagactctggttggactccagagagaggccatgaaggaagcgCACAAACAGGTCCAGGTGGCCATTTTCACTTCTGAGAGATTTCTCCAGGGCTCTCATCAGGAAGTTATCCAGAGATGAGTAACTGTAGTCTTTTCCCAGGAAGTCCTTCAGTACCTTTGTCTTCCTGctggtgtaacagtggtacatgtagactgcagccagaaactcctgaacgctcagatgaacaaagcagtagactgttttctggaagatcacactctgtcttttgAAGATCTCTGTACAAACTCCTGAAAACACCgaggcctctgtgacatcaagaccacactTCTTCAGGTCTTCTTGGtagaacatgatgtttcctttctccagTTGTTCAAATgccagcctccccagcttcagaagaacttTTCTGTCAGCCTTCGTCAGCTCCTGTGGACTCGTCTCATGTCCTTCATCATacttgtgcttcttcctctttgtctgaaccagcaggaagtgtgagtacaggtcagtcagggtcttgggcagctcgcctctctggtctgtagtcaacatgtgctccagaactgtagcagtgatccagcagaagactgggatgagacacatgatgtggaggctcctggatgtcttgatgtgtgagatggttctgctggacagctcttcatcactgaatctcctcctgaagtactcctccttctgggtGTCAGTGAAGCCTTgtacttctgttaccctgtcaacacatgtaggagggatctgattggctgctgcaggtcgggaagttatccagaCGAGAGCCGAGGGAAGCAGCTTCCCCTCGATGAGGTTTGTCAACAGCACGttgactgatgacttctgtgtgacatcagacacgACGTTCCTGTTGTTGAAATCcagtgaaagtctgctttcatccaggccgtcaaagatgaacaaaatttTCCAGACAGcgagcttctctgctgtgaccttctgtaatgttggatAGAAATCATGGATCAGCATGAGGAGACTGTACTGctcatctttgatcaagttcagctccctgaacGAAAGCggaatcaccagactgacatcttggttttccgagccctctgcccagtccagagtgaacttctgcactgagaaggtttttccaacGCCAGCGGCGCCGTTGGTCAGAACGACTctgatgtgtgtctgttggtCAGGTAAGACTTTAAAGATATCGTGACACCTGATTGGAGTGTCATGGAGAGTCTCCATCTTGGAAGCTGCTTCAAGCTGCCTCACCTCATGTTGGGTATTAACGTCttcactctgtccctctgtgatgtagagctcagtgtagatcctgttgaggagggtttcacttcctgcttcatcacttccttcagtcacacattcacatctcctcctcagacTGTTCTTATGTTCATCTAAAACCTCCTGCAGACCACTTtctgctgaaagagaagaaaaaaatgtataattaagaAGAAATATGTCTGACTGTGTTAATTTTCAGCAGGATAGAGGAGGTAGATTCCTGTCCTGTTTTCAGagatgatgacatcagcagacagatcttcagtcttactttgtacagtgctggtctgactgtctgtctgcagtttaggTCTTGTTCTGGATCTTTCTCCACACTGGGGACAGGAGGAGTCTCCTGATGGAGCAGACCGGTCCCAGTATGAGGTGATGCACTGTCTGCAGAACCAGTGTCCACAGCTGGTAGAGACTGGATCCTTCAGGACGTcctgacacaaagaacagcaggacaactgctcctccacagaaacacccctcctcttcctctctctgtggacatgaacacattctTTATGACACATGACATTAGTGGTGGCCAACCGACAGCTCACAAGTTGATGCAGCTCTTTCCCTCCATAAACAGTCCAGACTGTCAGTATTTGGACATTTACACAGTGTTTTGTTCTTCGGGCTCTgagcttcagcacattcaatttaaataaaataatacataatataattaCAAGGGTTCAAAAGTAATTagacagacacaacaatgtgccagcaaaggcagagacgaagaagaagagtgcaaactagtaaacatggatgtaaacaatgcaggatttaaaatactagCTTCAAAAATcgactttgcaaatgtttcatgtggagggaaatggattcaacacatttgttagaccaCAAGGattcacacaatgtgttttggtcagTAAGTCAatgtaaacatgatttttgtctgttaacaagaaaactccacagggctcCTTTAAGCTACTATGAgacattaaaagtcaggaaaaaaaggCAGGAGGCAactgagcaaaacagaaaagtccacttgtgaaaaataacagagtgctgctcttttgtcttgtgttgtggtgctgaacagagagctctgctaaatatcttcataatgcatcttttcatctgtgtttctctctctcactgtttctgctataatctctctccctctgtgtcagtgtgatacaacagttttacacatttgacttTTCCCAAACGTTAAATGTCAGActcagtttcctctgctgcagtggtcagtctgcagtgataaatcagctgcagcaggctgtttgtatacatttccattacttcctcccatattttgtgtctttgaacaGGAACACATTAAGACACATTCTGTATTGCAGGAGACCAAACACtccattttcttccattttaccaGCACAAAACCCCGGTGCAGTCCTTTAATAAATAAGGAGACACAATGTGACTTGTTACTAAATCCTTAGTAAATATCACCCTGGGTTACCTGCTACTACTTTAGATTGTTAGACTggaaaatcaaatatcaaaagcagccctgtctctgtctctggttaACATGTTCATGAAGATCTGTTCTAGATTACAGCTGAATGGAAGGTAACTCATTATTTCTTTCCACTGTGTTTCCTTCATATCTACACTACAACCTTAATGAAACCGTCtcactgaatcatcttcaggttagtttacagtagaaacagtctcttactttgtgtctgagggtccaggttcattactgaagtctGGAGGATGACGTTTAgaccggtcactcttcatagacagacagctggatatcagagactctgctccgtcctcctcttcctccaaatcattcatcttctggagtctgagaggtaaaccagtaacactggagacacacacacatacacagtagaA
Protein-coding regions in this window:
- the LOC121897240 gene encoding protein NLRC3-like, with protein sequence VEEQLSCCSLCQDVLKDPVSTSCGHWFCRQCITSYWDRSAPSGDSSCPQCGERSRTRPKLQTDSQTSTVQTESGLQEVLDEHKNSLRRRCECVTEGSDEAGSETLLNRIYTELYITEGQSEDVNTQHEVRQLEAASKMETLHDTPIRCHDIFKVLPDQQTHIRVVLTNGAAGVGKTFSVQKFTLDWAEGSENQDVSLVIPLSFRELNLIKDEQYSLLMLIHDFYPTLQKVTAEKLAVWKILFIFDGLDESRLSLDFNNRNVVSDVTQKSSVNVLLTNLIEGKLLPSALVWITSRPAAANQIPPTCVDRVTEVQGFTDTQKEEYFRRRFSDEELSSRTISHIKTSRSLHIMCLIPVFCWITATVLEHMLTTDQRGELPKTLTDLYSHFLLVQTKRKKHKYDEGHETSPQELTKADRKVLLKLGRLAFEQLEKGNIMFYQEDLKKCGLDVTEASVFSGVCTEIFKRQSVIFQKTVYCFVHLSVQEFLAAVYMYHCYTSRKTKVLKDFLGKDYSYSSLDNFLMRALEKSLRSENGHLDLFVRFLHGLSLESNQSLLGGLLGQTENSPEIIQRAIKNLLNGTKNSLQINQRAINNLKEMNSEFISPDRSINIFHCLMEMNDRSVHQEIQEFLKSENRSEKKLSEIHCSALAYMLQMSEEVLDELNLWKYNTSKEGKLRLIPAVRNCRKAQLADCGLSETHCEVVASALKSNPSHLRELNLSLNRLSVSAVKHLSAGLESPNCRLETLILWGCSLSKISCDSLASALKSNPSSHLRELDLRRNYLQSEDVKLLSDLEESPDYGIDLCQSTKDGSPPTQAHLSAISKESYVAS